Part of the Paeniglutamicibacter sulfureus genome, GCGGTGGGTGGTTTCCTGCCGGTGGTGCTCCACGATCCGGCGGTGGATCCGATGCCGCTGGTCGAGGCCGAATTGAAGGCGTTCTCCGTGGCGGGTGCCTCCGTGCTGGTGCTGGCGGCGGACGCCGGAACCGGCGACTACGAGGCGCACCATGAAATGGACGAGGCGCAATGGGCGGTGTTCGAGAGAAACCTCCAGGCAGTGGTGGACCTGGCCGCCGAAGTCGGGATCCTGGCCGTGTTGCACCCGCATGTGGGCACCATGGTCGAATCGGCGGCCAGCGTGCAGCGGCTGCTGGAAACCACCACGGCGCAGATCTGCCTGGACACCGGCCATTTGCTGGTGGGTGGCACCAATCCGCTGGAATTGGTGCGCCACCATGCTTCGCGCGTTGGCATCGCCCACCTGAAGGACGTGCGCTCCGGGATTGCCGCCCAGGTGGCAAGCGGGGAGCTCGGATTCGTGCAGGCAGTCAAGGACGGCATGTTCGTGCCGTTGGGTCAGGGCGACTGCGAGATCGCCGAGATCGTCGGACTGCTCAAGGATGCCGGCTACGAGGGTTGGTATGTCATGGAACAGGATGCGGTGCTGGAGTCGGCCCTGGACGGCGCCGCGGCCAAGACCGATGTCCGCGCCTCGATCGACTTCCTGCTGGGGTTGTAGGCGCTCGCCGACTTATTCAGGGCCTCCTGCAGCCCTGGGCCCATGGGTGTGCCGGGGATGCGTGGCTGCATCCCCGGTGGCGTTGGGTGTGGATTTCCCGCCCGTGGCGGCGGGCGGCTAAATCCGCTGGGGTGGCCGGCGACTGCCGGTGCCGGGCCGCGGTGGCGGGGCCGTGGAGGTGTAGCTGTGGCCGCTCGGGGTGGTGATTTTGAAGGAATGGCGGCCTCGTCCGGGCAGAGGCTCCTCGTGCCATCCGGGCGCTTCCTTGGTCCGGTTGCATGTTCGACAGCGGCCAGAACCATTGATCTCGGTGGTCTTCCCGTTGCGGCGAACCTGCACGACGTGGTCGAGTTCCTCGATGCGGCCGTTGCAGTGAGGGGTGCGGCAGCGTTGGTCGCGGAGGGTGATGAAGCGCTTGAGGTTTCCGGCGAAGCTGCGGGCGGCCGAA contains:
- a CDS encoding sugar phosphate isomerase/epimerase family protein, whose protein sequence is MTTTIANQLAAAPISWGVCEAADWGVQLSPEQVLGDMRELGIKATEFGPLGFLPTEPSARAAHLEGYGMKAVGGFLPVVLHDPAVDPMPLVEAELKAFSVAGASVLVLAADAGTGDYEAHHEMDEAQWAVFERNLQAVVDLAAEVGILAVLHPHVGTMVESAASVQRLLETTTAQICLDTGHLLVGGTNPLELVRHHASRVGIAHLKDVRSGIAAQVASGELGFVQAVKDGMFVPLGQGDCEIAEIVGLLKDAGYEGWYVMEQDAVLESALDGAAAKTDVRASIDFLLGL